In Miscanthus floridulus cultivar M001 chromosome 5, ASM1932011v1, whole genome shotgun sequence, one genomic interval encodes:
- the LOC136451009 gene encoding uncharacterized protein isoform X2 — MHSPVPLLLLLCTAAAASEGSPSQAPGAARRGMVPVAPAEAELGAMALALNDTRRRLGGSFQLCAPCTCCGGASGACVLAPCCYSINCNIPNRPFGYCSFTPKSCECSGCNL; from the exons ATGCACAGTCCGgtcccgctcctcctcctcctctgcacgGCCGCGGCGGCCTCCGAAGGCTCCCCGTCCCAG GCACCGGGGGCGGCGCGGCGGGGGATGGTACCGGTGGCCCCCGCGGAGGCGGAGCTCGGCGCCATGGCGCTCGCCCTCAACGACACGCGGCGCCGGCTCGGGGGCAGCTTCCAGCTCTGCGCGCCCTGCACCTGCTGCGGCGGGGCCAGCGGCGCCTGCGTCCTCGCGCCCTGCTGCTACTCCATCAACTGCAACATCCCCAACCGCCCCTTCGGGTACTGCTCCTTCACGCCCAAGTCCTGCGAGTGCAGCGGATGCAACCTGTGA
- the LOC136451009 gene encoding uncharacterized protein isoform X1, which produces MHSPVPLLLLLCTAAAASEGSPSQAQAPGAARRGMVPVAPAEAELGAMALALNDTRRRLGGSFQLCAPCTCCGGASGACVLAPCCYSINCNIPNRPFGYCSFTPKSCECSGCNL; this is translated from the exons ATGCACAGTCCGgtcccgctcctcctcctcctctgcacgGCCGCGGCGGCCTCCGAAGGCTCCCCGTCCCAG GCGCAGGCACCGGGGGCGGCGCGGCGGGGGATGGTACCGGTGGCCCCCGCGGAGGCGGAGCTCGGCGCCATGGCGCTCGCCCTCAACGACACGCGGCGCCGGCTCGGGGGCAGCTTCCAGCTCTGCGCGCCCTGCACCTGCTGCGGCGGGGCCAGCGGCGCCTGCGTCCTCGCGCCCTGCTGCTACTCCATCAACTGCAACATCCCCAACCGCCCCTTCGGGTACTGCTCCTTCACGCCCAAGTCCTGCGAGTGCAGCGGATGCAACCTGTGA